From Hippoglossus stenolepis isolate QCI-W04-F060 chromosome 6, HSTE1.2, whole genome shotgun sequence, a single genomic window includes:
- the LOC118111429 gene encoding dystroglycan 1 produces MWPRQLFIDICWAAKSPVAMHFKRRDMGRGDAWRSGLPSCRTIPLVIGLLVTMAQGALPEQRETVVEMIPFELEASMQSSVLAELQAASSSMGEGPPTAILDSSAKNGGVHTGIPDSSAIVGQVFQLKVPTGPANASCNVHLTETGKETLPTWLYWDKESCILRGLALEQDKGVYHILVSGEEITEKTGSQVFPSTVFSVEVYPEERADTEPALLTLQSDISGLQPFTCGSEEPVTVLTVILDADLTKMAAEQRANLLRIMRKFSHVPLEHMRVVPVVNNRLFDMSAFMAGPGNAKKVVENGALLSWKLGCALDQGSIPDISSVQSSAKDGTMSARLGYPVVGWHIVNKKPHGVKRVRRQLNNTPTPVPSLLPPTSHPEPPIRVVPTPTSPSIAPATDNSAPPVRGPLPLPVKPTMRVRDQIAHTPVFGPPQPTRVLGTTSTIPIQPTMTRPTIVEATAVPTPPSTTKKPKPSSTRKPKKVKASTPALREPKSTTTKPPKHTTPPPLPPDLNQTPEIRNAIDQVNAWVGTYFEVKIPPDTFFDKEDGTTDNLRLTLKKTPKEAVSETSWIQFNSTIQLLYGLPEEQHEGKHEYFMLATDKGGKSIMDAFEVQVNRWSTNDKPSVVFAARFHGDPKTLSNDVQKKILLTKKLAYALGDRNSSTVTLRSITKGSIVVEWTNNSLQQSPCPKDQITVLSNRISDPQGTPKLAFIKAMEPDFKPINISIRGTNKCHSYIFIPPGEVPVPVLPTATPSPGTGRRSSDDVYLHTVIPAVVVAALLLIAGIIAMVCYRKKRRGKMTIEEQATFIKKGVPIIFADELDDSKSPPSSSIPLILQEEKPPLPPPEYPNMAGPHCTLLNQDLLEEYSVYQDDDPNAPPYMPPPPFTVPIEGKGSRPKNMTSYRSPPPYVPP; encoded by the exons ATGTGGCCTCGTCAGTTGTTCATAGACATCTGCTGGGCAGCCAAAAGCCCTGTTGCTATGCACTTTAAGAGGAGAGACATGGGCCGAGGGGATGCTTGGAGGAGCGGGCTTCCTTCATGCAGGACTATCCCCCTGGTAATAGGGCTTCTAGTGACCATGGCCCAGGGCGCTCTGCCAGAACAGCGAGAGACAGTGGTGGAGATGATACCTTTCGAGTTGGAGGCTTCCATGCAGTCCTCTGTGCTCGCTGAGCTCCAGGCTGCTTCATCATCTATGGGTGAAGGGCCACCTACAGCTATCCTAGACTCCTCTGCAAAGAATGGGGGAGTGCACACTGGCATACCTGACTCCTCTGCAATCGTGGGCCAGGTGTTCCAGTTGAAGGTTCCAACCGGGCCTGCCAATGCAAGCTGTAATGTCCAT CTCACTGAAACGGGAAAGGAGACTTTACCCACCTGGTTATATTGGGACAAAGAAAGCTGCATCCTGAGAGGTTTGGCCCTGGAGCAGGATAAAGGTGTGTATCATATCTTGGTGTCTGGAGAGGAAATAACCGAGAAGACTGGCAGCCAAGTGTTCCCCAGTACAGTCTTCTCTGTTGAAGTATACCCAGAAGAAAGGGCAGACACTGAACCAGCCCTGCTTACGCTACAGTCTGACATCAGTGGCCTCCAGCCTTTCACCTGTGGCTCTGAGGAACCTGTCACTGTCCTCACTGTCATCTTGGATGCTGATTTGACAAAGATGGCTGCTGAACAGAGGGCCAACTTACTGCGCATCATGAGAAAATTCTCACATGTGCCCCTGGAGCACATGAGGGTGGTCCCTGTTGTTAACAACCGCTTATTTGACATGTCTGCTTTCATGGCTGGACCAGGGAATGCTAAGAAGGTGGTGGAGAATGGTGCTCTACTGTCATGGAAACTTGGATGTGCCCTTGACCAGGGCAGCATCCCTGATATTAGCAGTGTCCAATCCTCAGCAAAAGATGGGACCATGTCAGCCAGGCTGGGGTACCCAGTGGTTGGCTGGCACATTGTGAACAAAAAGCCCCATGGAGTGAAACGGGTCAGACGGCAATTGAACAATACTCCTACACCAGTgccctctctgcttcctccaaCTTCCCACCCAGAGCCCCCTATACGTGTTGTTCCCACCCCGACTTCGCCCTCTATTGCCCCAGCAACAGACAATTCGGCTCCGCCTGTCCGAGGCCCTTTGCCGCTTCCAGTGAAGCCTACAATGAGGGTCAGGGATCAGATTGCCCACACACCTGTCTTTGGCCCCCCCCAACCCACAAGAGTACTAGGAACTACAAGCACCATCCCTATCCAGCCAACCATGACCAGGCCAACAATTGTAGAGGCCACTGCTGTGCCAACACCCCCAAGCACCACCAAAAAACCCAAACCCTCTTCCACAAGGAAACCCAAGAAAGTCAAAGCTTCCACTCCAGCTCTCCGGGAACCCAAGTCTACCACAACTAAACCGCCCAAACACACCACTCCTCCCCCCTTGCCTCCAGACTTGAATCAAACCCCAGAGATCCGTAATGCCATTGATCAGGTGAATGCGTGGGTTGGCACTTACTTTGAGGTTAAGATTCCTCCCGATACCTTCTTTGACAAGGAGGATGGTACAACTGATAATCTGCGTTTGACTTTGAAGAAGACCCCAAAAGAAGCAGTGAGCGAAACATCTTGGATCCAATTCAACAGCACTATTCAACTTCTGTATGGGCTTCCAGAGGAGCAGCATGAGGGGAAACATGAGTACTTTATGTTGGCTACTGATAAGGGCGGGAAGAGCATCATGGATGCTTTTGAGGTACAAGTCAACCGATGGTCTACAAACGACAAACCATCAGTTGTGTTTGCTGCTCGTTTTCATGGTGACCCCAAAACTTTAAGCAATGATGTTCAGAAGAAGATTCTTTTGACTAAAAAGTTGGCCTATGCCCTTGGTGATCGCAATAGCAGCACAGTGACCCTGAGGAGCATCACAAAGGGCTCCATTGTGGTTGAATGGACCAATAACAGTCTGCAGCAGAGTCCTTGCCCAAAGGACCAGATTACAGTTTTGAGCAACAGGATCTCTGATCCCCAAGGTACACCTAAACTGGCCTTCATCAAAGCCATGGAGCCCGACTTCAAACCCATCAACATTTCCATTCGTGGTACTAATAAATGTCACAGCTACATATTCATTCCACCAGGAGAGGTGCCAGTGCCTGTCCTTCCTACAGCTACACCTTCACCTGGGACAGGTCGTAGGAGCAGTGATGATGTTTACCTACACACTGTTATTCCAGCTGTAGTGGTAGCAGCTCTACTGCTCATCGCCGGGATCATTGCTATGGTCTGCTATCGGAAGAAGCGCAGAGGGAAGATGACCATAGAGGAGCAGGCCACTTTCATCAAGAAAGGAGTCCCTATTATATTTGCAGATGAGTTAGATGATTCCAAGTCACCCCCGTCTTCCAGCATCCCCCTTATCCTTCAGGAGGAAAAgcccccccttccccctccaGAGTACCCTAACATGGCTGGCCCCCACTGTACCCTGCTTAACCAGGATCTGCTAGAGGAGTATTCTGTTTATCAAGATGATGACCCTAATGCCCCTCCTTACATGCCCCCACCACCATTTACTGTCCCCATAGAGGGAAAAGGCTCTCGCCCCAAGAACATGACATCGTACAGGTCACCACCTCCTTATGTGCCTCCCTAA